The following proteins are co-located in the Anas platyrhynchos isolate ZD024472 breed Pekin duck chromosome 1, IASCAAS_PekinDuck_T2T, whole genome shotgun sequence genome:
- the NYX gene encoding nyctalopin isoform X1, whose protein sequence is MPLVNNQVILWVPRAHAVWACVRACPASCVCTQERSCSVLCDRAGLGQIPSEFPCEASSINLDKNSIKFLAERAFGTLPSLKSLSLNHNNISFITPGAFKGLPSLTELKMAHNEYIRYLHTRTFTALRRLVKLDLADCNLFNIPDRIFIELPALQELLCFQNNFRRIPGAIRGMENLTHVYLERNRIEAVAYNSLQGLIKLKYLNLQDNRINVIHERAFQGCRKMEYLYLNDNLISELPENSFDGLRCLKMLNLGGNFLRNVSNTWFRDLVELEVLYLDRNRINYIEEGAFENLTSLVSLHLNSNNLTTLPFSVFQPVYFLGRLYLFRNPWECDCRIEWLKEWMESYGLVRDIACASPSSVAGMDLMDVLYDRSPEGYCLDPVELNVTSDSPTPSGEPFSTTESKFNSLISKLLLQMGLPEEVSNTTEVFSNATQLDGLADGASAGAGEGGRKAASFSFQLPALLAVVVFQSK, encoded by the exons ATGCCACTAGTGAATAATCAAG TGATCCTCTGGGTGCCCCGTGCCCACGCGGTGTGGGCCTGCGTGCGGGCCTGCCCGGCCAGCTGTGTGTGCACCCAGGAGCGGAGCTGCTCCGTCCTCTGTGAccgtgctgggctggggcagatCCCCAGCGAGTTCCCTTGCGAAGCCTCCTCCATCAACCTGGATAAAAACAGCATCAAGTTCCTCGCCGAGAGGGCCTTCGGGACGTTGCCTTCCCTCAAGTCGCTGTCCCTCAACCACAACAACATCTCCTTCATCACCCCAGGGGCTTTCAAGGGGCTGCCCAGCCTGACGGAGCTGAAGATGGCCCACAACGAGTACATCCGCTACCTCCACACGCGGACTTTCACCGCCCTCAGGAGGCTGGTCAAGCTGGACCTGGCGGACTGCAACCTCTTCAACATCCCGGACAGGATCTTCATCGAGCTGCCCGCCCTGCAGGAGCTTCTCTGCTTCCAGAACAACTTCCGAAGGATCCCGGGTGCCATCAGGGGCATGGAGAACCTGACCCACGTCTACCTGGAGAGAAACAGGATCGAGGCAGTAGCCtacaactccctgcagggcctgatCAAGCTGAAATACCTGAACCTGCAGGACAACAGGATAAATGTCATCCACGAGCGAGCTTTTCAGGGCTGCCGGAAGATGGAGTACCTGTACCTGAATGACAACCTGATCAGTGAGCTTCCAGAAAACTCCTTTGACGGCCTGAGGTGCCTGAAAATGCTCAACCTGGGGGGGAATTTCCTCAGGAACGTTTCCAACACCTGGTTCCGGGACCTGGTGGAGCTGGAGGTCCTGTACCTGGACCGCAACAGGATCAACTACATTGAGGAGGGGGCTTTCGAGAACCTCACCAGCCTGGTCTCCTTGCACCTGAACAGCAACAACCTGACGACCCTGCCCTTTTCTGTCTTCCAGCCCGTGTACTTCTTGGGGCGGCTGTACCTCTTCCGCAACCCCTGGGAGTGCGACTGCCGCATTGAGTGGCTGAAGGAGTGGATGGAGAGCTACGGGCTCGTCAGGGACATCGCCTGTGCCTCCCCGTCCTCGGTAGCTGGGATGGACCTGATGGACGTGCTCTATGACAGATCGCCAGAAGGGTACTGCCTCGACCCGGTGGAGCTAAATGTCACCTCCGACAGCCCGACCCCAAGCGGAGAGCCTTTCTCCACCACGGAGAGCAAGTTCAACAGCCTTATCTCTAAACTCTTGCTCCAGATGGGCCTTCCTGAAGAGGTGTCAAACACCACCGAGGTCTTCAGTAACGCCACACAGCTGGATGGGCTGGCTGATGGGGcttctgctggggcaggggaaggtgGCCGCAAAGCCGCCTCCTTCTCTTTTCAGCTCCCAGCACTTCTTGCAGTGGTTGTTTTCCAGAGCAAGTAG
- the NYX gene encoding nyctalopin isoform X2, whose amino-acid sequence MFAIILNVILWVPRAHAVWACVRACPASCVCTQERSCSVLCDRAGLGQIPSEFPCEASSINLDKNSIKFLAERAFGTLPSLKSLSLNHNNISFITPGAFKGLPSLTELKMAHNEYIRYLHTRTFTALRRLVKLDLADCNLFNIPDRIFIELPALQELLCFQNNFRRIPGAIRGMENLTHVYLERNRIEAVAYNSLQGLIKLKYLNLQDNRINVIHERAFQGCRKMEYLYLNDNLISELPENSFDGLRCLKMLNLGGNFLRNVSNTWFRDLVELEVLYLDRNRINYIEEGAFENLTSLVSLHLNSNNLTTLPFSVFQPVYFLGRLYLFRNPWECDCRIEWLKEWMESYGLVRDIACASPSSVAGMDLMDVLYDRSPEGYCLDPVELNVTSDSPTPSGEPFSTTESKFNSLISKLLLQMGLPEEVSNTTEVFSNATQLDGLADGASAGAGEGGRKAASFSFQLPALLAVVVFQSK is encoded by the exons ATGTTTGCCATCATTCTAAATG TGATCCTCTGGGTGCCCCGTGCCCACGCGGTGTGGGCCTGCGTGCGGGCCTGCCCGGCCAGCTGTGTGTGCACCCAGGAGCGGAGCTGCTCCGTCCTCTGTGAccgtgctgggctggggcagatCCCCAGCGAGTTCCCTTGCGAAGCCTCCTCCATCAACCTGGATAAAAACAGCATCAAGTTCCTCGCCGAGAGGGCCTTCGGGACGTTGCCTTCCCTCAAGTCGCTGTCCCTCAACCACAACAACATCTCCTTCATCACCCCAGGGGCTTTCAAGGGGCTGCCCAGCCTGACGGAGCTGAAGATGGCCCACAACGAGTACATCCGCTACCTCCACACGCGGACTTTCACCGCCCTCAGGAGGCTGGTCAAGCTGGACCTGGCGGACTGCAACCTCTTCAACATCCCGGACAGGATCTTCATCGAGCTGCCCGCCCTGCAGGAGCTTCTCTGCTTCCAGAACAACTTCCGAAGGATCCCGGGTGCCATCAGGGGCATGGAGAACCTGACCCACGTCTACCTGGAGAGAAACAGGATCGAGGCAGTAGCCtacaactccctgcagggcctgatCAAGCTGAAATACCTGAACCTGCAGGACAACAGGATAAATGTCATCCACGAGCGAGCTTTTCAGGGCTGCCGGAAGATGGAGTACCTGTACCTGAATGACAACCTGATCAGTGAGCTTCCAGAAAACTCCTTTGACGGCCTGAGGTGCCTGAAAATGCTCAACCTGGGGGGGAATTTCCTCAGGAACGTTTCCAACACCTGGTTCCGGGACCTGGTGGAGCTGGAGGTCCTGTACCTGGACCGCAACAGGATCAACTACATTGAGGAGGGGGCTTTCGAGAACCTCACCAGCCTGGTCTCCTTGCACCTGAACAGCAACAACCTGACGACCCTGCCCTTTTCTGTCTTCCAGCCCGTGTACTTCTTGGGGCGGCTGTACCTCTTCCGCAACCCCTGGGAGTGCGACTGCCGCATTGAGTGGCTGAAGGAGTGGATGGAGAGCTACGGGCTCGTCAGGGACATCGCCTGTGCCTCCCCGTCCTCGGTAGCTGGGATGGACCTGATGGACGTGCTCTATGACAGATCGCCAGAAGGGTACTGCCTCGACCCGGTGGAGCTAAATGTCACCTCCGACAGCCCGACCCCAAGCGGAGAGCCTTTCTCCACCACGGAGAGCAAGTTCAACAGCCTTATCTCTAAACTCTTGCTCCAGATGGGCCTTCCTGAAGAGGTGTCAAACACCACCGAGGTCTTCAGTAACGCCACACAGCTGGATGGGCTGGCTGATGGGGcttctgctggggcaggggaaggtgGCCGCAAAGCCGCCTCCTTCTCTTTTCAGCTCCCAGCACTTCTTGCAGTGGTTGTTTTCCAGAGCAAGTAG